In a genomic window of Helianthus annuus cultivar XRQ/B chromosome 10, HanXRQr2.0-SUNRISE, whole genome shotgun sequence:
- the LOC110886570 gene encoding protein NRT1/ PTR FAMILY 1.2, with product MSFQAILYIQEREKERERERELKMREEMNQQTQTRKIKGGLITMPFIIANEAFEKLASYGLVPNMILYLMNDYKFGIAKGTNIIFLWSAATNFAPILGAFLSDSYLGRFLTIAFGSLFSLLGMLLLWLTTMIPQLKPPHCNQLTEACKPSTHSQFAFLIFAFMFISIGAGGVRPCSLAFGAEQIDNKNNPNNGRALESFFGWYYAASAMAVLVAFTVIVYIQDHAGWKVGFGVPMILMLLSVILFFVASSLYLKTKVTKSIFTSFVQVLVAAYKNRKVVAGPPNRWHHLRKDSATTTVPTERLRFLNKACIIQNPKDVTPDGFASNPWRLCTIEQVEELKSLIRVLPLWSSGLMMSINVSQSSFPVLQAKTMDRHLGSSTFQIPPGSFPFFTIGTIAIWVILYDRVIIPCLSKILQKQVHLGVKFRMGIGLVISTLAMIISAIVEHIRRKKAIEEGAVVNMSAMWLIPQYCLHGLAEALSAVGQNEFYYSELTKSMSSIAGSLFLVGMGVANLLASVILSAVEKLSRGSGSEGWITSNINEGRYDCYYWVLAIMSFVNLFYFVACSWAYGPCVDEKETCEDSDEE from the exons ATGTCTTTTCAAGCCATTTTATATAtacaagagagagagaaagagagagagagagagagagagttgaaaATGAGGGAGGAAATGAACCAGCAAACACAAACAAGAAAGATCAAAGGTGGCTTAATCACAATGCCTTTCATTATAG caAATGAGGCATTTGAGAAGTTGGCAAGCTATGGTTTGGTGCCAAACATGATATTGTATTTGATGAATGATTACAAGTTTGGTATAGCTAAAGGGACAAACATAATCTTCCTGTGGTCAGCAGCTACTAACTTTGCCCCAATCTTAGGGGCCTTTCTCTCTGACTCGTATTTGGGTCGCTTCCTCACCATCGCCTTCGGTTCTCTCTTTTCCCTTCTG GGTATGTTACTACTATGGTTAACAACAATGATCCCACAACTGAAGCCACCCCATTGCAACCAGTTAACCGAAGCCTGCAAGCCATCAACACATTCTCAATTCGCTTTCTTGATCTTCGCCTTCATGTTCATCTCAATCGGAGCGGGTGGTGTTAGACCGTGTTCACTAGCATTTGGTGCAGAACAAATTGACAACAAAAACAATCCCAACAATGGGAGGGCATTAGAAAGCTTCTTTGGGTGGTATTACGCTGCTAGCGCAATGGCGGTGCTTGTCGCGTTTACCGTCATTGTTTACATTCAAGATCATGCTGGATGGAAGGTTGGTTTTGGGGTTCCAATGATTCTCATGCTTTTATCTGTCATTTTGTTCTTTGTAGCTTCTTCTCTTTATCTCAAGACTAAGGTTACAAAGAGTATATTCACAAGCTTTGTACAAGTGCTGGTTGCTGCTTATAAGAATCGAAAAGTCGTCGCCGGACCCCCAAACCGGTGGCATCATCTTAGGAAAGATTCAGCCACCACCACCGTACCCACCGAGAGACTTAG GTTTCTAAACAAAGCTTGCATAATTCAGAACCCGAAAGACGTAACACCAGACGGTTTCGCTTCAAATCCATGGCGCCTATGCACAATCGAGCAAGTTGAGGAACTAAAATCGCTAATCCGAGTTCTACCCTTGTGGTCATCGGGGCTCATGATGTCGATAAACGTAAGCCAATCATCATTTCCAGTTCTCCAAGCGAAAACAATGGATCGACATCTAGGTTCATCAACCTTCCAAATCCCACCTGGCTCTTTCCCCTTCTTTACCATCGGCACAATCGCAATTTGGGTGATCCTATACGACCGCGTAATAATCCCATGTTTGTCAAAAATCCTACAAAAACAAGTTCATCTTGGTGTCAAATTTAGAATGGGGATCGGTCTTGTGATCTCCACATTAGCCATGATAATTTCCGCCATAGTTGAACACATTCGACGAAAGAAAGCAATTGAAGAAGGAGCCGTGGTTAACATGTCAGCAATGTGGCTAATTCCACAATATTGTTTACATGGTTTAGCCGAGGCGTTGAGTGCGGTCGGGCAAAATGAGTTTTATTATTCGGAGTTAACAAAAAGCATGTCTAGCATTGCGGGTTCGCTATTCTTGGTGGGGATGGGGGTGGCTAATTTGTTGGCTAGTGTTATATTAAGCGCGGTTGAGAAGTTAAGTAGAGGAAGCGGGAGCGAAGGGTGGATTACGTCGAATATTAACGAGGGTCGTTACGATTGTTACTATTGGGTTCTTGCAATAATGAGTTTtgtgaacttgttttattttgttgCTTGTAGCTGGGCTTATGGTCCTTGTGTAGATGAAAAGGAGACATGTGAAGACTCGGATGAAGAGTGA